TAAGGATCGTCGTTTTTAAAACTGACGGTGTCGCCGACCTTGATCTGAAGACGCACCACGCTAAACGTTCGGTCTTTTTGCGTGATCTCGTATTCGGCCGCCAGTGCATTGGTTATCAGCAACGCCCCAAACACTCCGACTAAATAGTTAGCGCGCATTGGCTCTCTCCTATTGCGGCAAGCGCGGAATCGCGACATCGCCGGAGCCGCTGGATAGGCTCTTCATGAATTCGATCAAGTCGGCTTTTTCCGGCGCGGTCAAGTTCAACGGGAATATGGTGGGATCGAGATTGTCCTTCACATCGCCGCCACGATTGTAGTGATCGACGACCTGTTCCAGCGTCCGGTAGATCCCGTTGTGCATGTACGGCGCGGTCCACGCCACCTCGCGGAGCGTTGGTGTCTTGAAGGCGCCTTGCATGCTCTTTACTTTGCGTTGCGCATAGCGGCCCTCGTCCGGT
Above is a genomic segment from Gammaproteobacteria bacterium containing:
- a CDS encoding methylamine utilization protein, translated to MRANYLVGVFGALLITNALAAEYEITQKDRTFSVVRLQIKVGDTVSFKNDDPYFHNVYSLSDTKTFDLGSYSQGQSKKVVFDQPGTVEIECAIHPYMKLTVQVDK